Below is a genomic region from Halictus rubicundus isolate RS-2024b chromosome 11, iyHalRubi1_principal, whole genome shotgun sequence.
TCTATCAATTTCTATAAACAATTTCCTTGCATAATCTCCACAACACACGGTATATGTATATCTGACAGTGACAATAAACATAGTCGAACACACTGATTTGCAATCACTTTCATTAAGCGCTCGTAAACGTGTTTCATGCGAACCATAAATCCCGCGTGGAGGAAAAACAACACGATCAATTTTTAACGCTTTATTTTACTTTGTTAACAACGAGTCGGATTGTTTATACAGTGCAACACAAGAGCGATGGCGGCCTCGATTGTCTCGTTTCAGTTAAAATAAAGTTCTTTCGATGCGCAAACAGCTTGCAGCGGTGAAACCACGGCTCGCGGCCGGTCAGCGTTAAAAGTTTGTTGCACACGGCGGTGTAAAAGTGAGAGAACCATTATTTATTTACTAGACGAATGATGTAACGACAATAAATTTCCGAGACAGTTCAAGGTTTGGGTGCAATACGCTCGTAACGCAAATACAGGCATGCCTTTCAAAAGGTATCGTggcaaaatgattttttttattgcttagaaataaatatgtatCTGTATATGTAAAACCCGTACACTTAAcatgtaattgaaatatttacaaatttttaaataataaaatctaGGTTAGGTTACCAGTGATATTTTACTAGGTTAGTGGTCTAGGTTAGGTTAACCAGTGATATTTTTCAATGATCTGGATTTTAAGCCATTTTAATCGCCGAATCTTCAATTCCCCGGTTAAGCGTTCTCGAGTACTGATCATGTGATCCAATGGCCTCGGTTATCGCCGAATTTTGTTCGTGGGAGTAATTTCTGGTTTATCACCAAGGTCGAGCATTATTCCATCAGTTTATTTTCGGACGCGTTCGAACCTCTGTATTTTTTTTCTCTGGTTTCTGTTTCGGAGCTTTAGAGCACTAAAACACCTAACATCGATTCAATGATGCTCAGAAGCTTCGACGATCTGTGTGCCATCTGATTTTTGACTTGCTCGAACAATTTCTGATTACGTTACGCGGGTGTCTACCGTATATTGTTGTACAAATTCAGCGATAACTTGtttgtttataaatatttctCTATGGAACTTTGACCGTGATATTCCCGACatttttccggttaaaatgaCACCCATGGCGATGCCATTCGGGTTCCATTAACCCCTGTAATCGgcgatatagtggaacctctgttatccgaaccgatccGGTGTTGCGAAGTCGGACGAAGCGACTAGGGACCCCCCTAGCGATTAGGGTTGTAGGGCGAGATGACGGTAAAGGAGTTTCGTAACGTGGCAGCATAGGAAAATAGATGAATATTGAATAGCAAAGGAAAATAGTACGGCAATAAAGCGCGATGAATTGCTCTTTATAAATTATTCCAAGGCCCGGCGCGAGTTTTTTCCGCGGCGACGATATCTGTGCGTCGTCGTTCGCATGATATTATCCTGATCGCACATTGTCGgcccagaaaaaaaaaaaggaaaacgttCGACGACAGTTTTTGCGACACACGGCCGACTGACCTCTTCATTCGCGCATGTTTATTCCCTGCGGATTTTTGCATAATCTCTTTTCTAACCGGCATTAGGCGAACGAGTCCCCCTTGACCGGGTCTTCTGGGCTGAAGCgtcattttggaaattttttttttgggaaaTCGGACGGCTGTTTTGGATCGAggttttgcacacatattttctACTATTTTGGACCATTGGATAGCATTTTTTGAAGTCAAAGTACGTAAAATTGTAGGAGCTAGGCGAACGAGTCTCTTAAAGGGGTGGTAGACCACCTTGACTAtgcttggaaaattttttttgcggATAATTAACAAGTGAAAAATTACGGGTTTTTACAGTGACACTAACACATCTCTTAACTTTAGtctcaatttttttcacaacgaaatatttaaaaatgacaGTGTTATTACCTGTTTTTTGAAATGGCCTTTTATCGGTACATCGATTGATGGCCGCCATTGTTGACAAAACTTGGACCAGCCATTTGGAGAGATAATCAATTGTACATGTATCTGTGTATATGTATTCACTGTTGTTTGCAGAGACTTGTTGCTGGCTGCATCAAGTTTGATTAGCCATCAAGATAATACATAAATGCTTCATTAAATccaagaaattatttatgactTGACGTAATAGGCATATTCCTGACCATACTTCTTCAATAAAATGACGTTATTTGATACATATAGTTGTTGTAAACTGGAACGTTATAtaaagttaaattttttttattcttttatttccAGTAAAGGCGGCCGCCATTGTAGTAGTCTCGCGTCGAATTGGCGCGCTTTTCAAATACAATTGTTTAAAACATCATAATCTTCGACCACCAACATTCAAATATCGTTTGTAATTTATGTTATGCAAATTGCAATGCAAATTCTAATGGACTACAACAATCAGAACGATAAATGGCTTATAAATAAATGAGTTGATGGTGTAAAATGGTGTTACGGCAGCCCgattttgcaataaatattgaaaattcgcGATTTAACGTTATCGAAGTTTCGTAGCGAACACGAGGCCTTCTCGCAATAGTTTACCAGGAATATTCAAATACCATCTCAAGGACCTCGAGTACTTTGCATACTTAACCCCGTGGTCAACTTGCTATTTTCacctcgcaaaaaaaaaaaagaagtcttAGAGGAGCCTTGTTTCCAGGCTAGTGTGgagaattgaaaattaattttttctcattttatttaacaattattcattattttagaaaCTGTTTTAAAGATTGAAAATacatttagaaattaattcagTCCATAAACAAATGTAAGAACCGATTCAAGGGTTGAGAAATactataaaaatgaatttaggggttgaaaattaattttaggaCCAATAGAACGATGGAAAGTAATctagaaattattttaacattGGCAATGTACTTACAAGTCAatcaaaataataaattaacagaTGAATTGATTTAAGGGTTGAAAAATGCTATGAAATGAATTTACGTGTTGCAAATGAACAAAACATCGGATCGAATAGTTAATAGTCCTCCAGGAAATTAATTTAAGAGTTGAAAATTGATTCATGAATGAATGGATGGTTTCGAGGCAAAGTTTTTACCCCACAGCAGTCGCAATCGTTAAATCATTTTATGCGTGCATGTAATACACGAACATTAATATGTAATAAGTTATAGATACGATCCTCTAGATCGATGAATTTAGATTAATATGAAATTAGAATGAAGTTACCAATTGCATAATTATTCGTCAGTATATGGTCTACGTAAAGTGGGTAAAAAGGCTCGTGAACGAATTATGGGCGTAACTCGTTACAATTAACAAATCATTATCATTATGTAAACTGATGTTTTCAAGACTTAATTAATGCGATAAGAAATTAGATAATAAATCAATTGTCAGTTAAAACATATACGTGTCTTAActgaattatacaaaaaattgatCATAAAAAGACAAATCAATTTCTCGCGTTTCTCTTCAAAGCAAAATGCCGGTCGACAAGAGCAACTGAATTTGTTGCATGAAATTTTATGGCTGACCAGATGAAATTGCATTGTTGCAGATGCCGATTTGAGCATGGGCGCAGGTGCAGCAGGGGGCTCGGTCCTCGGGCTGCCAGGATCGGGCGTGGGTGGCGTTTTGTCACAACATTGTGCGATCTGCGGGGACCGAGCCACTGGAAAACACTATGGTGCAGCATCCTGCGATGGTTGCAAAGGATTCTTCAGGCGGTCTGTCAGGAAAAATCATCTGTACACCTGCAGGTCACTATAACATccattttccttatttttttaaACCCCAACAATTATGGTAAATTTTAATGGCGACCAGTTTTCCCTTTCTCCAAATTGTTCAATCACTATTCAAATTGTTCATGAAATTACAACAGCAGATGTCCACTTTTCTGTAAATTATAGATTCATaaattttttcccttttttaaatTATAACGATTAGCATACAAACTTAATGGCAATCGTTTTTCCTTCTCTCCAAATTGTTCATAGGAAAATTCTTTGGGACTAACAGACAAATATAAACAACAGAAAAACATACAGGGTAAAATAAATATCTGCTTCGACGTGctaaaaatgttcattttgctAGAATTCATGCCACAACTCTGCACCAAGACGATAACAATCTTTATTCAAATTTCGTCTCATTAATTTCCCTAAAGCCCCCAAGTATAATAAACGTGTGAACACCTGCACTATGTCAGTTCGACACGACAATTGCTCTGTGCTCTTTCCATTAATTTCGAAAGTTTACGTAGCAATGGTTGCATTTACATTACGATCTAGACAGTTCTCAATATATTTTCCTCGTTCTCCAGTGGGCAGAAGTTGCAGTaaaacaacaatattaaatttgaaTGCAGATTTTATTTAACTCTTCGTCACGGTAGtaaataataaagtaaaatatttataatagatgaaataataattataataaccacagtaaaaaTAAGTTCTTAATACatagtataattaaaaaataaaagttatGAGCCAACGATAATAAAATTCtatccaattttttttaataactacttGAACAAAAATCCCAGGAAAAAATACCAATTTCACTGTTTCTGTTCTTTGTCCTTTCCATTGACACGGGATTTCCTTATTTGTTGTGTACAACGTGTGTAAATATTTTGATGTTTGCAGATTCAGTCGGAACTGTGTGGTAGACAAGGACAAGAGGAATCAGTGCAGGTACTGCAGATTACGGAAATGTTTCAAGGCTGGCATGAAGAAAGAAGGTGAGCAGAgaaacttctttattgaagGAGAAAGAAATGTAGAAATTGCAGATTTCGTTCATTAaagatattaaatatatttagctTGAAATAGACAATCAACGTTAGGCTTTATATTCTCTATTATGTGTTGGCAGTTAataaccatttaaaaaattgttataataGCGACAGGTGGGTGATAATCTCTCTTTGTCCGATTTTGTTCAGCTGTACAGAACGAAAGGGATCGGATAAGCTGTAGAAGGCCAAGTTATGAGGAACAAAGTAGCAACGGCAGTGGATTATCGGTGGTGTCTCTGCTTCAGGCTGAAATGCTCAGCAGACAAGTCGGCGCTGCCCTCGAGGTCAGTTCGTATCAacaattataaattttattaaattacaaaGTGGCTCCAAAAAAAAATGGCTCCAACACTGAATTTCCCATTTTTTAACGATTGTGAATATTCAAGCTGTTGCAACTttgtaaaaaaaatcgtacaacaataAATTTAGGCTCGTTTTAACGCTCGAAGCATCTGCTCTCATAACCCGTCAATAATTTTCTTCTAGTATCGTTTTTTATGAGTCGAAGTATAAAAAACTGAAGACATGTTCTTTCCGAGGATGTTGTAGATTGAAACGTCTGTAGAaacgttaaaaaaatttttacgggaCTGAATTTaccgtagatttgaagattaaTGCTTTCTCTTTACAATGAGCTCTCAAAAATTGATACATGATTTTTTTCAATCGTTTTATTGAATTTTCACAATAGTATAAGGTACACCGTTATAACTATTCGACCAAATTTGGTCCCCGTTTTTGTCCCAGGAAATAGgtttaaaaaatcgtacatcactTTTTCAGGTCTCGTTGCGAAGAGGAATCTTCATTCTTGAAATCTACAAAAGATtcaattccgaaaaaattttttcgaaatctccagagacgtttcaatttgcatAATTTTCGAATAGGTTTTTTGAGAAACATGTCTCCACTTTCCCATCCACTGCATCATACAAAaaaatcgtagagaaaaatGAACGGTGGATTGaaaaagtagagacttcaagctttaGAATGAGCCTAAGTTTGTCATTATACGATCATTTCGCACGAAGTTATAATAATTCAAAGATTGTCAATTTCCCGAAAATACTTTTTGGAGCCACTGTAAATCAACATCTTCCTTGAATTATTATTGATGTGTCTGCCCGCTTCTCCTCTTTATCGAACGGCGAAATGGGCTTCGTATATTTTGgaacagcctgtataatatactcgaaCATGCTAATCCGTTTGTCAATTCGCTCGGTCGGTTTAATGAGAGACATTCACTGTCTCGCTCATTGTTTATCGcgtttaaacaaacaaattcaaTGCGTGGCTCTCAATAATTACGAGAAGAAAGAGAATTAATGAGGCCTGTGTGAATATTGCCCCCCTCCCCCTGATGTATATTAATGCGGTGGACGGAAAGACATCCGGCTGTTTACTTCGCGAGGCATCGTCTTTCGGGCCATTGTTCAAATAAAACCGAGCTACTTGCTATAATGATCGTTTTCACAAAATGCCAACCATTGAAATACTCGAGCaccattatttatttacaataaaataattttcaatcgcGAAAAAAATTCTTCTGGGTTGTGAGAatcgaaagaaataaataaaaacgacAATCAAGGAAAGTAATTAATAGTCGCCTCATTGAACATTTAAAATTAACGTTTATATCTTTTACAATTGAATAAATAGCTCACCTTTATTTTTGAATGCGACAAAAATTTCTATGATAATTTTATGTGAATGATTTTTTTAGGAGTCTCCTTTCTTAGGAGTTCTTTTTgataatggaaatttattttgttgtattttttttttgttggagGTACAGTAAAGATTCCAAATTTTGTGTTGAAACTCGTATGTCACTGTACATATAATTTGTGTACAGACTGTTTCACATGATTGGGACGAGTTGTTGTTTATGTTATCAATGCAAAATGATGTATAGTACAGTTTACGTAAAATTGGGGGGAGCTTATGTCATCAGTTTACTGTTTTTGAATTCGTCTGCAAAATACGAACCTTCGAACTTTacattttttgacaattttcgcGAAAACGTGCAGTAgtgatgaatttttatttatatctcACAAACAAACCAACAGTCAAGAAAATTATGACTTAAACTGTCCCTAATTTCGTAAATATTACgttatattaaattttcataaaaatctctTTAGCCAGTCACGAGTAACCGATCATTTCACCTAAAATGACTCATAGTACTCGATTCTGCATCGACATGGCCCAGTTTTTTCGAGTCACCCTGTACATTTCGCACTGTGCAAGTGCTAAAAATTCGCGGAGGGTAACTGGAGTGTTCTGCCAACAGCTAGGCAGCCCGAGCAACGACATCGATCTCAGCACGAAGCAGATCGCGAACATAAACGACGTCTGCGACAGCATGAAGCAGCAGCTGCTGATCCTAGTCGAGTGGGCCAAGTATATCCCAGCCTTCAGCGAGTTGACCTTGGACGATCAGGTCGCCCTGCTGAGGGCGCATGCTGGTGAACACCTTCTTCTAGGTGTTGCCAGGCGTAGTATGCAACTCAAGGACGTTCTTCTGTTAGGCAACAATTGCATCATCACGAAAAACTGTCCTGGTACGTCCTTCTTTTAAATCTCCCGCCTTGGGGACCTGCTTCGGTGTTTGTGCTAACCAAGAATTTAGTCAGCCATCTTGTTGTTTGAATTTGACGGGCAGGGTTGTGGTCTGGCAACACTGCattcaaaaatacaaaataatttatttatagaacAGAATTTCTTTGCAATGAATAACGAAAAATATTCAGTGACtagaattaataattaattataatatgaaaagtaaatattgaaaaaaaatgtatataaatgGATGCTCAAAGTAACAAATTATCCTCTAATGTTGCTACTGTAATTGTTAAATTAACCAGGCTATTCAAATAGCTTACATAAAAAGTCTAGATAAAGAACATTAAATAAAATCACTTTAAAACACAGATAAAGTTGTATATAATAGTTATATGGTTTGGAAATCTGCATAAAAGTTGACCTTTCATTAAGTGTAAATGCATtaacttttatttttcaattcaaaTGCGGAAACAGTTCATAATTTCTTATATTTTCTAGTTCctttttcaaatttcccgcgataatatttattatactggGCATCCCCTATTCAGTCTctctgtcggtaacgtagtaCACTGTGTTAACGATACGGAGcaagaataattattgttagtctgcggattttatgcatttgtgagaaaaattaataaatcaaatgcaaaacagtgaaaatatgtgaagaatttaaaaatacgagtttattaacaattaataCATAATCAATGatctaaaattatatttattattagcacttgatatttatttttctaattgGAATCACTATTGTATTATTGTAGAAAATTAACTTTATCTGATCGACGATAACAGTCAACGGTTATcacgtcaaaatattttttgcaaatacatgAAACAgctaaaaatacaattgtatGCGATAAAAATTACCATTGTATTATTTCATCTCTCAATAAAATCGATAGATAAGATTTCCGGTGATAACGCGAAAAGATACGAACACACTAGCAAAGAATCGTGTAA
It encodes:
- the Hnf4 gene encoding hepatocyte nuclear factor 4 isoform X2, which translates into the protein MEERPKNTEGPVVISSSTSVDDADLSMGAGAAGGSVLGLPGSGVGGVLSQHCAICGDRATGKHYGAASCDGCKGFFRRSVRKNHLYTCRFSRNCVVDKDKRNQCRYCRLRKCFKAGMKKEAVQNERDRISCRRPSYEEQSSNGSGLSVVSLLQAEMLSRQVGAALELGSPSNDIDLSTKQIANINDVCDSMKQQLLILVEWAKYIPAFSELTLDDQVALLRAHAGEHLLLGVARRSMQLKDVLLLGNNCIITKNCPEGRNQDLDMSKVGVRVMDELVKPLNEVQIDDTEFACLKAIVFFDPNAKGLSEPQRIKQLRQQIQINLEDYISDRQYDSRGRFGEILLTLPALQSISWQMIEQIQFVRLFGVAHIDNLLQEMLLGGATAEVNGAVTPIPISNAPGSYVSSNESPSSPLTPANAPPLSPQDHMLAGGSPVIIMRDLTPIQSQEDVTSVSGFRMFKQEPSLESESTF
- the Hnf4 gene encoding hepatocyte nuclear factor 4 isoform X3, coding for MRFDDQLFEVLDADLSMGAGAAGGSVLGLPGSGVGGVLSQHCAICGDRATGKHYGAASCDGCKGFFRRSVRKNHLYTCRFSRNCVVDKDKRNQCRYCRLRKCFKAGMKKEAVQNERDRISCRRPSYEEQSSNGSGLSVVSLLQAEMLSRQVGAALELGSPSNDIDLSTKQIANINDVCDSMKQQLLILVEWAKYIPAFSELTLDDQVALLRAHAGEHLLLGVARRSMQLKDVLLLGNNCIITKNCPVISLSAEGRNQDLDMSKVGVRVMDELVKPLNEVQIDDTEFACLKAIVFFDPNAKGLSEPQRIKQLRQQIQINLEDYISDRQYDSRGRFGEILLTLPALQSISWQMIEQIQFVRLFGVAHIDNLLQEMLLGGATAEVNGAVTPIPISNAPGSYVSSNESPSSPLTPANAPPLSPQDHMLAGGSPVIIMRDLTPIQSQEDVTSVSGFRMFKQEPSLESESTF
- the Hnf4 gene encoding hepatocyte nuclear factor 4 isoform X4, which encodes MGLADADLSMGAGAAGGSVLGLPGSGVGGVLSQHCAICGDRATGKHYGAASCDGCKGFFRRSVRKNHLYTCRFSRNCVVDKDKRNQCRYCRLRKCFKAGMKKEAVQNERDRISCRRPSYEEQSSNGSGLSVVSLLQAEMLSRQVGAALELGSPSNDIDLSTKQIANINDVCDSMKQQLLILVEWAKYIPAFSELTLDDQVALLRAHAGEHLLLGVARRSMQLKDVLLLGNNCIITKNCPVISLSAEGRNQDLDMSKVGVRVMDELVKPLNEVQIDDTEFACLKAIVFFDPNAKGLSEPQRIKQLRQQIQINLEDYISDRQYDSRGRFGEILLTLPALQSISWQMIEQIQFVRLFGVAHIDNLLQEMLLGGATAEVNGAVTPIPISNAPGSYVSSNESPSSPLTPANAPPLSPQDHMLAGGSPVIIMRDLTPIQSQEDVTSVSGFRMFKQEPSLESESTF